TCCATCCAATAAGGCTTCCACTGCAGCCATACCCAATCGGCTGCCCAATATACGATCGCGCACTGTTGGATTTCCTCCGCGTTGAATATGTCCCAATACAGAAACTCGTGTATCGTAATGATCAAATTTTTCTTTTACCAATTTAGCAATTTCAAAAGCACCACCCCTCTCATCACCTTCTGCAACTATTACAATTGCAGATGTTTTTTGATGTGCCCATCCTTTTTGCAGAATACCGATAAGATTTTCTATATCCGTTTCAGTTTCCGGAATTACAATAGCTTCTGCACCACCCGCAATTCCGGTGGAAAGTGCAATAAATCCTGCATCTCTTCCCATCACCTCCACAAAAAATAAACGATTATGAGAAATAGCAGTATCTCTTATTTTATCTATCGCATCAATTGCGGTATTAATTGCAGTATCAAAACCGAGTGTATAATCTGTTCCAAAAAGATCGTTGTCGATAGTACCCGGAACACCAACACAACTAATTCCAAATTCTTTTTCAAAAACCGTAGCCCCGCGAAAAGTACCATCTCCACCAATTGCAACAAATCCTTCTATGCCATTTTTTTTAAGATTCTCGTATGCTTTTTTTCTACCTTCCTCAGTCATAAATGCCTGACTGCGTGCTGTTTTTAAAACTGTTCCTCCGCGTTGAATTATATTACTTACATCCACAGATTCCATTCGCTTAAATTCACCATCAATCATACCTTCATACCCACGCATTATTCCGAATACTTCTAATCCATGATAAATTCCGGTGCGCACAACTGCTCTTACACAAGCGTTCATTCCGGGGCTGTCACCACCGCTTGTCATTACTGCTATTTTTTTCATTTTGATTAATTATTGATCTGTACTAATTATTTACAATA
The genomic region above belongs to Bacteroidota bacterium and contains:
- the pfkA gene encoding 6-phosphofructokinase; its protein translation is MKKIAVMTSGGDSPGMNACVRAVVRTGIYHGLEVFGIMRGYEGMIDGEFKRMESVDVSNIIQRGGTVLKTARSQAFMTEEGRKKAYENLKKNGIEGFVAIGGDGTFRGATVFEKEFGISCVGVPGTIDNDLFGTDYTLGFDTAINTAIDAIDKIRDTAISHNRLFFVEVMGRDAGFIALSTGIAGGAEAIVIPETETDIENLIGILQKGWAHQKTSAIVIVAEGDERGGAFEIAKLVKEKFDHYDTRVSVLGHIQRGGNPTVRDRILGSRLGMAAVEALLDGKKNVMAGLVNDEVAFTPFANATKHHMEINKQMLQLVEILAL